A window from Thermosipho africanus Ob7 encodes these proteins:
- the recG gene encoding ATP-dependent DNA helicase RecG — translation MYIPLLIEDFLDEILNIKDHKALIEYVEDNFEKIDDPLKEDPEVFKRLQEFYTYIVEMKNLPEKRIQKRLSYIPGMVKRFKLMHLVYKVEKSSDLKPLDTPIKYVKGIGPKRAQKFLKLNVNNVEQLLNFFPRDYEDRRRIIPIPLLREDDKVVTTGKLTGVEKIKKGNLTIVSAVLSDGMYQILLKWFNQDFMEGILKGLLRKKLYVFGTVKKGFYGSLEIHNPEIELFNESKREIFPIYPLTEGLNQNTVRRIISENIYNIYNFKEHLPDDLISKRDLLDVYQAYTGMHFPRSNFHKKAARYRLAYEEILYLQVAFLLSKKENEKIGGISKKFNGKYSTELINSLSFELTNAQKKAYEEIKNDLKSDKPMNRLLQGDVGSGKTIVSELAMLDNYEAGFQSAVMVPTSILAIQNFKKIYDHFSRFGIKVALLIGATSNSEKERIKQRLKDGDIDVVVGTHALIQEDVHFKNLGLVVIDEQHRFGVEQRKELISKGKLVDTLVMTATPIPRTLSLSLYGDLDVSIIDEMPKGRKPIKTFVVHQSKIEEVYKFVISEVENGGQAYIVYPLIDESEKLAVKSATSMYEVLTKEYFPDIPVGLIHGKMSDSEKDDIMYKFASGEIKILVSTSVIEVGIDVPQATVIVIENAERFGLAQLHQLRGRVGRGNKQSYCYLTVGNVSREAFERLNFFASTNDGFKISEFDLKLRGPGEFLGVRQHGLPEFKVADIINDIGIIMVAREDAKYIIENEEKYRDLISYVKDLYKERLKLLDVG, via the coding sequence ATGTATATTCCATTGTTAATTGAAGACTTTTTAGATGAAATATTGAATATAAAAGATCACAAAGCGTTAATTGAATATGTGGAGGATAATTTTGAAAAAATAGATGATCCTTTAAAAGAAGATCCTGAAGTTTTCAAAAGACTTCAGGAATTTTATACATACATTGTTGAAATGAAAAATCTTCCAGAAAAAAGGATTCAAAAGAGATTGAGTTATATTCCAGGAATGGTTAAAAGATTTAAGTTGATGCATTTGGTTTATAAAGTTGAAAAATCTTCTGATTTAAAACCACTTGATACACCTATAAAGTATGTTAAGGGAATAGGTCCAAAAAGAGCTCAAAAATTTTTAAAGCTAAATGTGAATAATGTTGAGCAACTTTTAAACTTTTTCCCAAGAGACTATGAAGATAGAAGAAGAATTATTCCTATTCCTTTGCTTCGTGAAGATGATAAAGTTGTTACAACAGGAAAATTAACCGGGGTTGAAAAAATAAAAAAAGGTAATTTAACTATTGTTAGTGCTGTTTTATCCGATGGAATGTACCAAATTCTTTTAAAATGGTTTAATCAAGACTTTATGGAGGGAATATTAAAAGGCCTTTTGAGAAAGAAACTATATGTATTTGGTACGGTTAAAAAAGGATTTTATGGAAGTTTGGAGATTCACAATCCAGAAATTGAGCTTTTTAATGAGAGTAAAAGAGAGATTTTTCCAATTTATCCGTTAACTGAAGGATTAAATCAAAATACTGTAAGAAGAATTATAAGTGAAAATATTTATAATATTTACAATTTCAAGGAGCATTTACCTGATGATCTAATTTCAAAGAGAGACTTATTAGATGTTTACCAAGCTTATACTGGAATGCATTTTCCAAGGAGTAATTTTCATAAAAAAGCGGCAAGGTATAGACTTGCATATGAAGAAATTTTATATCTTCAAGTTGCATTTTTACTGTCTAAAAAAGAAAATGAAAAAATAGGTGGAATATCTAAAAAATTTAATGGAAAATATTCAACAGAGCTTATAAATTCTCTTTCTTTTGAGTTGACAAATGCTCAAAAGAAAGCATACGAAGAAATTAAAAATGATTTAAAATCGGATAAACCAATGAATAGATTACTCCAGGGAGATGTTGGTTCTGGAAAAACTATTGTTTCAGAACTAGCAATGCTTGATAACTATGAAGCAGGTTTTCAATCAGCGGTTATGGTACCAACTTCAATTCTTGCTATTCAAAACTTTAAAAAGATTTATGATCATTTTTCAAGATTTGGAATAAAGGTTGCGCTTTTAATTGGAGCAACTTCAAATTCTGAAAAAGAACGTATAAAACAAAGATTAAAAGATGGTGATATTGACGTTGTAGTTGGAACACATGCCTTAATTCAAGAGGATGTTCATTTTAAGAATTTAGGTTTGGTTGTAATAGATGAGCAACATAGATTTGGTGTTGAGCAAAGAAAGGAACTTATCAGTAAAGGAAAATTGGTAGATACGTTGGTTATGACAGCGACACCTATTCCTAGAACACTTTCTCTTTCATTGTATGGTGACTTAGATGTGTCGATTATTGATGAAATGCCAAAAGGGAGAAAACCAATAAAGACATTCGTTGTTCACCAATCAAAAATTGAAGAAGTGTATAAATTTGTAATAAGTGAAGTGGAGAATGGTGGACAAGCATATATTGTCTATCCGTTGATAGATGAATCAGAAAAATTAGCAGTTAAATCTGCTACTTCAATGTATGAGGTTCTTACAAAAGAGTATTTTCCTGATATTCCTGTGGGACTTATTCATGGTAAAATGAGTGACTCAGAAAAAGATGATATAATGTACAAATTTGCATCTGGAGAGATTAAAATACTTGTTTCTACAAGCGTTATTGAAGTTGGAATTGATGTTCCACAAGCTACAGTAATAGTAATTGAAAATGCAGAACGTTTTGGACTTGCTCAGCTTCATCAGCTAAGGGGAAGAGTAGGAAGGGGAAACAAACAGTCGTATTGTTATTTAACAGTTGGAAATGTTTCAAGGGAAGCCTTTGAAAGGCTAAATTTCTTCGCATCAACGAATGATGGATTTAAAATTTCAGAATTTGATTTAAAACTAAGAGGTCCTGGCGAATTTTTGGGAGTAAGACAGCATGGACTTCCAGAATTTAAAGTTGCAGATATCATAAATGATATTGGCATAATAATGGTGGCGCGGGAAGATGCAAAATACATTATTGAAAATGAAGAAAAATATAGAGATTTAATTAGTTATGTCAAAGATTTATATAAAGAACGATTGAAATTGTTAGATGTTGGTTAA
- a CDS encoding radical SAM protein, with the protein MVLRASYGTLSLLGLVKNSKIKMDTAYFMLDGRCMFNCAFCAHARDARTENKFLSRIVWKEISVDMIEKLDVKRICLQVVSYKGYKEDLENLLLKLNGKKVSVSVRALSMKEIDRYFELGADAIGLSFDVVNKELFEKIRGGKFENTLELIKNAAKKYPGHITTHVIVGLGETDKELIEFFYMMKELNVLVALFSFTPIKGTAFENLPSPSMERYRKIQLARYLIFEEDVPKDVFVFNKERLEKINYPFKKGIGKAFLTSGCSHCTRPYYNEKPSKEPYNYFEYANNLEEIAKKVLE; encoded by the coding sequence TTGGTTTTAAGAGCTTCCTATGGAACTTTATCATTGCTTGGGCTTGTGAAAAATAGCAAAATTAAAATGGATACAGCTTATTTTATGCTTGATGGTCGCTGTATGTTTAATTGTGCATTTTGTGCACACGCAAGAGATGCAAGAACGGAAAATAAATTTCTTTCAAGAATAGTCTGGAAAGAAATTAGTGTTGATATGATTGAAAAACTTGATGTAAAAAGAATATGCCTTCAGGTTGTAAGCTATAAAGGTTATAAGGAAGATCTTGAAAATTTACTTTTAAAGCTAAATGGAAAGAAAGTTTCAGTTTCAGTAAGAGCTCTTTCGATGAAAGAAATAGATAGGTATTTTGAACTTGGAGCAGATGCAATAGGTTTGTCATTTGATGTTGTAAACAAAGAATTATTTGAAAAAATACGAGGTGGAAAGTTTGAAAATACACTTGAATTAATTAAAAATGCAGCAAAAAAATATCCAGGGCATATTACTACTCATGTTATAGTAGGACTAGGTGAGACTGATAAAGAACTTATAGAATTTTTTTACATGATGAAAGAACTAAACGTATTAGTTGCCCTTTTTTCTTTTACTCCAATTAAAGGAACAGCTTTTGAAAATTTACCTTCACCAAGTATGGAAAGATACAGAAAAATTCAGTTGGCAAGGTATTTAATATTTGAAGAAGATGTTCCAAAAGATGTATTTGTTTTCAATAAAGAGCGGTTGGAAAAAATTAATTATCCTTTTAAGAAAGGAATTGGAAAGGCATTTTTAACCTCAGGTTGTAGTCATTGTACAAGGCCGTATTATAACGAAAAACCTTCAAAAGAGCCTTACAATTATTTTGAATATGCTAACAATCTTGAAGAAATAGCAAA